A single genomic interval of Vulpes lagopus strain Blue_001 chromosome 19, ASM1834538v1, whole genome shotgun sequence harbors:
- the LOC121478949 gene encoding proteasome subunit alpha type-1-like, whose translation MFCNQYDNDVPVWSPQGRIHQIEYAMEAVKQGSATVGLKSKTHAVLVALKRAQSELAAHQKKILHVDNYIGISIAGLTADATLLCNFMHQECLDSRFVFDRPLPVSRLVSLIGSKTQIPTQWYGRRPYGVGLLIAGYDDMGPHIFQTCPSANYFDCRAMSIGACSQSARTYLERHMSGFMECNLNELVKHGLRALRETLPAEQDLTTKNVSIGIVGKDLEFTIYDVDDVSPFLEGLE comes from the coding sequence ATGTTTTGCAACCAGTATGACAATGATGTCCCTGTTTGGAGCCCTCAGGGCAGGATTCATCAAATTGAATATGCAATGGAAGCTGTCAAACAAGGTTCAGCCACAGTTGGTCTGAAATCAAAAACCCATGCAGTGTTGGTTGCATTGAAGAGAGCACAGTCAGAGCTTGCAGctcatcagaagaaaattctTCATGTTGATAACTATATTGGTATCTCAATTGCGGGACTTACTGCTGATGCTACACTGTTATGTAATTTTATGCACCAGGAGTGTTTGGATTCCAGATTTGTATTTGACagacctcttcctgtgtctcgtCTTGTATCTCTAATTGGAAGCAAGACCCAGATACCAACACAATGGTATGGCCGGAGACCATATGGTGTTGGACTGCTTATTGCTGGTTATGATGATATGGGCCCTCACATTTTCCAAACCTGTCCGTCTGCCAACTATTTTGACTGTAGAGCCATGTCCATTGGAGCCTGTTCTCAATCAGCTCGTACTTACTTGGAGAGACATATGTCTGGGTTTATGGAGTGCAATTTGAATGAGCTGGTTAAACATGGTCTGCGTGCCTTACGAGAGACACTTCCTGCAGAACAGGACCTAACTACAAAGAATGTTTCCATTGGAATTGTTGGTAAAGACTTGGAGTTTACGATTTATGATGTTGATGATGTATCTCCGTTCCTGGAAGGTCTTGAATAA